One window of the Cryptococcus gattii WM276 chromosome E, complete sequence genome contains the following:
- a CDS encoding protein-vacuolar targeting-related protein, putative (Similar to TIGR gene model, INSD accession AAW43883.1): MPEKNTVGLWSLVLLGSQFISVAATPLRVPQVSFGGPSSLLLHGKTFQGWMPQNLDDQEMAKLLNQYAPIFKLSKDERYFPSTIDYMLPHYSFIENISGDKYPANHTILTPSHLDTLPLSGAFLFLSIDEPHNPQPFLVEKESQYLYGPAGQEEEVEKRKKLKGRGSIEEPVYGFWVDQNRGVVDLWYWTFYPFNFGKPAARFGILGNHVADWEHLRVRTVDGFPVSVDFNTHEGGRLSAGTVRWEDVEKLQDRPVAYVAMGSHGLGNIFKIVDKTDDEGPIWDSLGSVIPVRYWFDAHDRKRVRHVGEESWRNFKGQWGNKGETDCWWHSILGFCQVVDAPPGPNRDLGVPPECIIAPLVTEYSTYNFYLSSHAVKWAEEHGITMVQVEQTCARPRRGKDDDETSVEDIETWNTKGVIFFKGKDQHSARLPECKGVQSSVRGYRISLCVVDGRCLTTSRERLICSYQPGERGNKPGGAVTVNDIDDWRWKY; the protein is encoded by the exons ATGCCCGAGAAGAACACTGTAGGCCTGTGGTCTTTGGTCCTTTTGGGCAGTCAGTTCATTTCCGTCGCCGCCACTCCTCTTCGTGTTCCCCAAGTTTCTTTTGGTGGACCGTCATCATTGCTTCTACATGGCAAAACGTTTCAAGGATGGATGCCCCAGAACCTAGACGACCAGGAAATGGCCAAGTTATTGAACCAATATGCCCCTATTTTCAAACTATC TAAAGACGAACGATATTTTCCCAGCACAATAGATTATATGCTCCCACATTATAGCTTT ATAGAGAATATTTCGGGCGATAAATACCCTGCT AACCACACTATTTTAACTCCATCTCATCTAGACACTCTCCCTTTATCGGGCGCATTTCTGTTTCTCTCAATAGACGAACCCCATAATCCCCAACCATTTCTCGTGGAGAAAGAATCGCAATACCTTTACGGTCCCGCAGGtcaagaggaagaagtggaaaagagaaagaaactaaagggaagagggagCATAGAAGAACCAGTATATGGATTTTGGGTCGATCAGAATAGAGGGGTCGTG GATCTGTGGTATTGGAC TTTCTACCCTTTCAATTTTGGCAAACCTGCAGCACGCTTTGGTATACTAGGTAACC ATGTTGCCGACTGGGAGCACTTGCGCGTGCGAACTGTAGACGGCTTTCCTGTGTCTGTGGATTTTA ATACGCATGAAGGTGGACGTCTCAGTGCAGGCACAGTCAGGTGGGAGGACGTCGAAAAACTTCAAGATCGGCCTGTGGCATATGTAGCCATGGGCAGCCATGGA TTGGGGAATATCTTCAAGATTGTCGATAAGACCGACGACGAAGGTCCCATTTGGGATAGTTTGGGCAGCGTCATTCCTGTACGCTATTGGTTTGATGCTCATGATAGGAAGAGGGTGAGACATGTTGGTGAAGAGAGTTGGAGGAATTTTAAGGGTCAATGGGGTAATAAAGGAGAGACGGATTGTTGGTGGCATTCTATTCTTGGGTTTTGCCAG GTTGTTGATGCTCCTCCTGGACCTAACCGTGATTTGGGTGTACCTCCCGAG TGCATTATCGCACCTCTTGTGACTGAATACTCAACGTACAACTTTTACCTCTCTTCCCACGCTGTTAAATGGGCTGAAGAACATGGCATCACAATGGTTCAAGTGGAACAAACCTGTGCAAGACCCAGGCGAGGTAAGGATGACGATGAGACGTCTGTCGAAGATATAGAGACTTGGAATACAAAGGGAGTGATTTTTTTCAAAGGCAAGGATCAACATTCA GCTCGTCTGCCCGAGTGTAAGGGCGTTCAGAGCTCAGTAAGAGGATACAGGATATCTCTATGCGTTGTCGACGGTCGGTGCTTGACTACTTCGCGTGAAAGACTCATCTGTTCGTACCAACCAGGAGAAAGGGGCAATAAACCTGGAGGTGCAGTGACTGTGAACGATATTGATGACTGGAGATGGAAGTATTGA
- a CDS encoding protein targeting-related protein, putative (Similar to TIGR gene model, INSD accession AAW43779.1) has product MFARSFSNASRAIARRSLSTRSGPAPSSLWSSRNAVIAGTTLTITALAITSERRKVCNESAQKTPSPRDSIIEQDSLKENVHKKSVREDEFSGESVKSETLTSSGSVEKAADDAVQVLEEKEAEAAEPSQGAYNPETGEINWDCPCLGGMATGPCGEQFKAAFSCFVYSEAEPKGVDCVELFKVMQDCFRDHPEVYGEVDRFGLLLMVYAEIDDDDEVPTQEEKMEEKVEAAKEETAAPAAAP; this is encoded by the exons ATGTTCGCCCGCTCATTCTCCAACGCCTCTCGAGCAATTGCCCGTCGATCTCTGAGCACCCGCTCTGGACCTGCGCCTTCGTCTTTATGGTCTTCCCGTAACGCCGTTATTGCAGGTACAACGCTCACTATCACTGCCTTGGCAATCACCTCTGAGAGGCGGAAGGTATGCAATGAATCTGCCCAGAAGACCCCTAGCCCTAGGGATAGTATAATTGAGCAGGACAGTTTGAAGGAGAACGTCCACAAGAAGTCTG TCAGGGAAGACGAATTTTCAGGAGAATCTGTCAAGTCTGAGACCTTAACGTCATCAGGTAGCGTAGAGAAGGCCGCCGACGACGCTGTCCAAGTCCttgaggaaaaggaggcTGAAGCCGCTGAGCCCTCACAAGGCGCTTACAACCCTGAGACCGGGGAGATCAACTGGGATTGCCCT TGTCTTGGTGGTATGGCCACCGGCCCTTGCGGCGAGCAGTTTAAGGCCGCCTTCTCTTGCTTCGTCTACTCAGAGGCTGAACCCAAGGGTGTCGACTGTGTTGAGTTATTCAAAGTGATGCAGGACTGCTTCAGGGATCACCCCGAAGTTTATGGAGAAG TTGATAGGTTTGGCTTGTTGCTGATGGTCTACGCAGAGATTGATgacgacgatgaggttCCTACCCAGGAGGAAAAAATGGAGGAAAAGGTTGAGGCGGCCAAAGAGGAGACTGCTGCCCCTGCTGCTGCTCCTTAG
- a CDS encoding uncharacterized protein (Similar to SGTC gene model, INSD accession EAL20511.1), with amino-acid sequence MGDIADLTAKTYDIARLIPPGRVTSYGHIAKLAGYPTYSRHVGNALKMLPPDSEIPWQRVVNSKGIISPRGDLGLGVARQKERLEDEGVEVETLAGAGGERVDLRRWGWFPETLPQYREE; translated from the exons ATGGGAGACATTGCAGATCTGACAGCAAAGACATATGATATAGCAAGGCTTATCCCACCAGGACGCGTGACTAGCTATG GCCATATCGCTAAGCTTGCTGGATATCCTACGTACTCGAG GCATGTAGGCAATGCTTTGAAGATGTTACCCCCAGACTCTGAAATACCTTGGCAG CGAGTTGTCAACTCGAAAGGAATAATTTCTCCTCGTGGCGACCTTGGACTAGGAGTTGCCAGGCAAAAGGAACGACTAGAAGATGAAGGTGTGGAAGTTGAGACTTTGGCTGGGGCAGGAGGCGAAAGAGTGGATTTAAGAAGATGGGGATGGTTCCCAGAAACTTTACCACAGTACAGAGAAGAATAA
- a CDS encoding phosphatidylinositol transporter, putative (Similar to TIGR gene model, INSD accession AAW43782.1) — MSIVEASSASQATWPELADDHPLLQFNSRLPAILSEAGHSQIWGITLTYSTPPAFSTLIILQKFLRSVENSVDEAATALGKTLKWRKDWGLDGPGDGKEKEVFGPDFEGLGYVTKIKKADGGDEIVTWNVYGAVKDLKSTFGDLNRFLRWRINLMEKAIARLHLATTSTPIPDLNAGIDPHRIAQVHLYEGISFLRMDPHVKAASKATIEIMAANYPELLSRKFFVGVPLIMSWMFQVVRMFVSPETAKKFVVVSYKENLANELGELEGVPKEYGGKGPSLGELQDQLREKDAVTSS, encoded by the exons ATGTCTATAGTTGAAGCATCCTCCGCCTCGCAAGCCACCTGGCCCGAACTCGCAGACGACCACCCCCTTTTGCAGTTCAACTCTCGCCTTCCCGCTATCCTCTCAGAGGCTGGTCACTCTCAAATCTGGGGTATCACTCTTACTTACTCTACTCCCCCAGCCTTCTCTACCCTTATCATTCTGCAAAAATTCCTCCGTTCTGTGGAGAACAGCGTGGATGAGGCTGCCACAGCTTTAGGCAAGACACTCAAATGGCGGAAGGACTGGGGACTGGACGGGCCTGGGGACggaaaagagaaggaagtTTTCGGGCCCGATTTTGAAGGCCTAGGATATGTGACCAAGATTAAGAAAGCTGATGGCGGAGATGAGATCGTGACTTGGAACGTTTATGGAGCGGTGAAGGATTTGAAATCGACCTTTGGAGACCTTAACCG GTTTTTGCGATGGCGTATTAATCTCATGGAGAAAGCTATCgctcgtcttcatcttgCAACCACCTCTACTCCCATCCCAGACCTTAACGCCGGTATTGATCCCCATCGCATTGCACAAGTCCACCTTTACGAAGGGATTTCATTTCTTCGCATGGATCCCCATGTGAAAGCTGCCTCAAAGGCAACCATTGAAATTATGGCCGCCAACTATCCCGAACTTCTTTCTCGCAAATTCTTTGTGGGGGTGCCATTGATAATGAGTTGGATGTTCCAGGTTGTGCGAATGTTCGTTTCCCCTGAGACTGCCAAGAAGTTTGTGGTCGTCAGCTACAAGGAGAATCTGGCGAACGAGCTGGGAGAACTTGAAGGCGTGCCCAAGGAGTATGGTGGAAAGGGCCCTAGCTTGGGCGAACTTCAGGATCAGCTACGAGAGAAGGACGCGGTAACTTCTTCGTGA
- a CDS encoding uncharacterized protein (Similar to TIGR gene model, INSD accession AAW43786.1), whose product MMAEKEKSHSPVKPLSTDPPASILAQELKPTTPLPGAEECQQGPSQPTSGKDSMSDTPGIPPKEGVSEMLRTVSDNSEEERMPESSQHQGSADAMDNASNVMAGAFARRQLGDILKPKANREEKSRVSLQMSAKPDVSKLRLSPQDLDIFQRLERSTEQLEDKCCNAYEAKGRGNHENEKPLPEKKHEKKERMDENVVGHVDVEGLQNNVEDLQDKVESIQAVPVLPEELGQIVLPSLLAHKAMPKQDSTQVPPSLEVAQQNVLDSVWARSDDAQSVQPHYNADPNEVDSLAKDLHGSLQDGEAGNNSIYQKKSTHCESNPSSKRLRPTAEPWHPPYAFSSNDAIASGMPKFSTLSQNQRLRPTAAIFTPSQMKTSAFDAFPKSAQNEYAWKKRYCQVPSAASSSGTKELRQAAAEFVPINHDAFQPQSPELTFAYPPAGAYQDSDYHHHAFPMSSVSGQEPSSSTGSFAFTFEMPRSKLPSYSPPLIRESSALGKPKIRVTAPLFVPSDLCSSIRSSPAFRSSGDLLASPLVSAIKIRAHAAAFVPVSTVAIRNTSPASSSDITSSGMRPVTHSVHNADVSASTAVINNDDQHLCDLGGHEGEATKIRDSKGSTHAQILGQTNGSRQTSLGLSPSTTIIITLSEAAEPPSKVRQSTLDISQMEVEETVIQGEADELLNRETGLLESTMRIFRREASPTPSMDVESFIDLSASIQGSDPGSFDVVRTPRTPNQQPGRREHNSHRPRRTPGLSSSTDEVIVPLENIVIHPSQPIRTPRMAFILPEAEVESLAKSDVPYPASGAHPQSMENEVDSNVTRRGTDLNQDARPFESILQFPDPSPGDVVQSVSQQLSPLESEDLDRRIQSATPSPQSTHSFQRSREESDGGNDRLDSPSSEASHIVMGGDHHSLYSLANSLAAHPRPFSSKVAPDHLVQDDRNLRRAEKPGLSSVYPQKEKIASDAESALFGFEASAVPKIPQLLRTQEERSDNWRRSSKSLEEGIIQILDKPLKQQDGQGADSLANIFNILEQQSQLLKRLQDTVSRTKESLLPDDHKSSSQKFFTAILTSQYAILSKFDEVASICLNNTDDFHPATAALHDAEDAADVRAYATKEQSQEIEALRMKMEKTTAHDVELRAEVAVLEQRLKDIRQERDELRNSLKDKESRLEGAMKKETRTGEEMDRLMARVLAAELERDVLARSLTELREGREDVERERKEARREAAQDKLSLEDKVSELEMYLVDIKNTLCVTQKTLEEARATLQTPSAPPSPSATAYSLAEIDQAANAFHEEVLRRMSHLDNKMHEAMGPRVKEYENVLEQNRRLLGELEGLREKLERSINDHVSLEKMLLPQLMALETKDKFNTEKLKTEVKKVAESEQKAAEMQMQMAKMQGQLIRWQIEVATRQSEASMNEIRLQTLTQESTYWREFALNADRRRFETYIASKPFENSSADMPQAQRVVSSPLPSLSRET is encoded by the exons ATGATGGcagagaaagagaagagtCACAGCCCTGTGAAGCCATTGTCCACAGACCCACCTGCGTCTATCCTGGCTCAAGAGCTAAAGCCTACAACGCCACTTCCTGGTGCCGAGGAATGCCAGCAAGGGCCATCTCAGCCAACCTCGGGCAAAGATTCCATG TCGGATACGCCGGGGATCCCTCCTAAAGAAGGAGTCTCTGAGATGCTCCGAACGGTCTCAGATAATAGCGAGGAAGAAAGGATGCCAGAATCCAGTCAACACCAGGGTTCGGCCGATGCGATGGACAATGCGTCCAACGTCATGGCTGGCGCCTTCGCCAGACGACAGTTGGGTGATATCCTCAAACCCAAGGCGAACAGAGAAGAAAAGTCCAGGGTAAGCTTGCAAATGTCAGCTAAACCCGATGTCAGCAAACTTCGGCTCTCGCCCCAAGATCTGGACATCTTTCAACGCCTTGAAAGAAGCACTGAGCAACTCGAGGATAAGTGTTGTAATGCATATGAGGCAAAGGGGCGGGGTAATCATGAGAATGAGAAGCCACTCCCAGAGAAAAAGCATGAGAAAAAAGAACGGATGGATGAGAATGTTGTGGGGCACGTGGATGTGGAGGGTCTACAAAATAATGTGGAAGATCTACAAGATAAAGTGGAAAGTATACAGGCA GTGCCGGTATTGCCGGAAGAACTTGGCCAAATAGTGTTACCATCATTGTTGGCTCACAAGGCAATGCCGAAACAAGACTCGACCCAGGTACCACCTAGTCTTGAGGTAGCTCAACAGAACGTTCTGGATTCAGTATGGGCTAGATCGGATGATGCCCAATCAGTCCAGCCCCATTATAATGCAGATCCTAATGAAGTCGATTCCCTCGCCAAAGATCTCCACGGAAGCTTGCAGGATGGAGAGGCCGGAAATAATTCCATTTATCAAAAGAAAAGCACTCACTGTGAAAGTAACCCATCGTCAAAGCGTTTACGACCGACTGCCGAACCGTGGCACCCCCCTTATGCGTTTTCATCGAATGATGCTATCGCCAGCGGTATGCCCAAATTTTCCACCTTGAGCCAGAACCAAAGATTACGGCCTACAGCGGCAATTTTCACACCTTCTCAGATGAAGACCTCTGCATTCGATGCTTTTCCCAAGAGCGCGCAAAATGAATATGCTTGGAAAAAGCGCTATTGTCAGGTGCCTAGCGCTGCCTCATCAAGCGGAACAAAGGAATTGCGCCAAGCAGCAGCTGAATTTGTTCCTATCAATCACGATGCATTCCAGCCTCAATCACCCGAATTAACTTTTGCCTATCCTCCAGCTGGTGCGTATCAAGATTCAGactatcatcatcatgcATTTCCCATGTCCAGTGTTTCTGGACAAGAGCCCAGTTCCTCTACTGGTTCTTTTGCTTTTACTTTCGAGATGCCCCGGTCGAAACTGCCAAGTTACTCTCCACCTCTCATTAGGGAATCATCCGCATTGGGCAAGCCCAAGATCCGTGTTACAGCTCCGCTCTTTGTTCCTTCCGACTTATGTTCTAGCAtccgttcttctcctgCTTTTCGATCATCAGGCGACCTACTAGCCAGTCCTCTGGTGAGTGCCATAAAGATCAGGGCCCATGCTGCTGCATTCGTGCCTGTTAGCACCGTCGCAATTCGGAATACATCGCCTGCTAGTTCTTCAGACATCACTTCAAGCGGCATGCGACCGGTAACGCATTCAGTGCATAACGCAGACGTGTCCGCTTCAACCGCTGTTATCAATAATGACGATCAACATTTGTGTGATCTCGGGGGACACGAAGGCGAAGCCACTAAAATTAGGGATTCTAAAGGCTCTACCCATGCTCAGATCTTGGGACAAACAAATGGTTCAAGACAAACTTCCCTAGGATTGTCACCAAGTACAACCATCATCATAACTTTGTCTGAAGCAGCTGAACCTCCATCGAAAGTCCGTCAGTCCACACTGGATATATCTCAGATGGAAGTTGAAGAGACTGTTATTCAAGGTGAGGCTGATGAGCTTTTGAATAGGGAGACTGGGTTGCTGGAAAGCACAATGAGAATCTTTCGTCGCGAGGCATCCCCTACGCCTTCAATGGATGTAGAATCGTTTATTGATCTATCGGCTTCTATTCAAGGA AGCGATCCTGGTAGCTTCGATGTGGTCCGCACGCCGCGTACTCCCAATCAACAACCTGGTCGGCGTGAACATAACTCCCATCGACCCCGTCGTACTCCTGGTCTGTCTTCCAGCACTGACGAAGTCATTGTGCCGCTTGAAAATATTGTCATCCACCCCTCCCAACCTATACGGACTCCTCGCATGGCCTTTATCTTGCCGGAGGCCGAGGTAGAAAGCTTGGCTAAATCTGATGTGCCATATCCTGCCAGCGGTGCACATCCTCAGTCCATGGAGAATGAAGTTGATTCAAATGTCACCAGAAGGGGTACTGATTTGAACCAGGATGCCAGACCTTTTGAGTCCATCTTGCAATTCCCCGACCCTTCCCCTGGTGACGTTGTCCAATCAGTGTCCCAACAACTTTCCCCTTTGGAAAGTGAAGATCTCGATCGTCGAATCCAATCGGCTACACCTAGTCCTCAGAGCACGCATAGTTTTCAGAGGAGCAGGGAAGAATCAGATGGTGGGAACGATCGGCTTGACTCTCCTTCCAGCGAAGCCTCCCATATTGTGATGGGGGGTGACCATCACAGTCTCTACAGCCTCGCCAACTCACTTGCTGCCCACCCTCGACCTTTCTCTTCCAAAGTTGCGCCAGATCACCTCGTACAAGATGACCGGAACTTGCGCCGCGCTGAGAAGCCTGGTCTGTCTAGTGTCTACCCACAAAAGGAGAAGATCGCCTCTGATGCAGAATCAGCTTTATTTGGATTTGAGGCTAGTGCTGTACCAAAAATTCCTCAATTGCTCAGGACacaggaagagaggagCGACAACTGGAGGAGGAGCTCAAAAAGCTTGGAAGAGGGGATTATTCAGATTTTAGACA AACCCTTGAAGCAACAAGATGGACAAGGTGCCGACTCGCTTGCAAACATATTCAACATTCTGGAACAGCAAAGTCAACTTCTGAAGAGACTACAAGACACAGTATCTAGGACAAAAGAGTCTTTACTACCAGATGATCATAAGTCTAGTTCCCAGAAATTCTTCACTGCAATTCTCACCAGCCAATACGCCATCCTGTCCAAGTTTGATGAGGTTGCTTCCATCTGCTTGAACAATACCGATGACTTCCATCCCGCTACTGCCGCGTTGCACGACGCCGAGGATGCTGCCGATGTGCGAGCTTATGCGACTAAAGAACAATCTCAAGAGATTGAAGCGCtaaggatgaagatggagaaaaCTACTGCCCACGATGTTGAATTACGCGCTGAAGTGGCCGTACTCGAACAAAGGTTGAAAGACATCAGGCAAGAGCGGGATGAGTTGCGTAATAGCCTTAAAGATAAGGAGAGTAGATTGGAGGGTGCAATGAAGAAAGAGACGAGAActggagaagagatggacAGGCTTATGGCCCGAGTACTTGCAGCGGAGCTGGAAAGGGACGTTCTGGCAAGGTCTTTAACCGAGCTaagagaagggagagaagacgtcgagagggaaagaaaggaagCCCGACGTGAG GCTGCTCAAGATAAGCTAAGCTTGGAAGACAAGGTATCGGAGTTAGAAATGTACCTCGTTGATATTAAGAATACCCTCTGTGTCACCCAGAAAACTTTGGAAGAAGCTCGTGCAACTCTGCAGACTCCGTCAGCTCCTCCATCCCCCTCCGCAACGGCTTACTCTCTTGCTGAAATAGATCAGGCGGCCAATGCTTTCCACGAAGAGGTGCTCAGGAGGATGAGCCACTTAGATAATAAAATGCACGAAGCAATGGGACCTAGAGTAAAAGAGTATGAAAATGTACTGGAGCAGAATAGAAGATTGTTGGGAGAGCTTGAGGGCTTACGGGAAAAG CTCGAAAGGTCCATTAATGACCATGTCAGCCTCGAGAAGATGCTCTTGCCACAACTGATGGCTCTTGAGACTAAGGACAAATTCAACACGGAGAAGTTGAAAACCGAAGTCAAGAAAGTGGCAGAGTCGGAACAAAAGGCAGCGGAAATGCAGATGCAGATGGCGAAGATGCAAGGACAGTTGATAAGGTGGCAGATTGAGGTGGCGACTAGGCAATCGGAGGCCAGTATGAACGAG ATTCGACTCCAGACACTTACACAAGAAAGCACATACTGGCGTGAATTCGCCTTAAATGCCGACCGTCGCCGATTCGAGACATACATCGCCTCCAAGCCCTTTGAAAATTCGTCTGCTGATATGCCTCAAGCCCAGAGAGTTGTCTCGTCTCCTTTACCTTCGTTAAGTCGAGAGACTTAG